The genome window GTCTGAATCAACTGAGCAGACAGCTCTGCCTGTTCCGCTTTGATTTGATCTTCGTGTTCATGCTGACGTTTAAGTTTTTCCTTCAGCTCACGAGTACGCTGCTGAATCTGCTCTTCAACCGCATCCCGCTCTTGAGCGGCAGCCTCACGGGTTTCCGCAATCTGATTTTCCAGATCAATCCGTTGGTCAGCAGCGTTGGCCAGTTCGCGAGTGCGCTGTTCAACGATTACCTCCAGCTCTTCTACTCGCTGCTGCAGTTCAGCTTCAGTGCGCCGCAACGTTTTTTCTGTGTCGCGGCTGGCGGCCTTGACATCGTTAAACTGTTTGACCTGTTCCGCCAATCGGTTCTTTTCCTGAACAACAGCCTCTTCCATACGCCGGCGGGTTTCGAGCAGTGCCTGCTCCTGCTGTTTGCGTGCAGCAACGGCGGCATCGAGCTCAGCTGTTCGCTCTGCAAGTGATGACTCCAGTTCAGCCAGCTGATGACTTGATTCTGTCTGCGCCGCCTTCAGCTGTTTTTCGCGCTCACGCAGCTCATTCAGTTCATTTGCAAGCGCCACTGTTTTCTGCTCAATCTGAACCTGATAGGTTTCACGGCCGGCCGCCGCCTCCTTACGGAGCTCTTCCAGCTCACGTTCCAAAGAACTGCGCTCCGATGCCGACTGTTCCAGTTCCTTGACCTGCTGAGCAATCCGTTCTTCGAGATCACTGCGAACCTGAAGTAACTCATCCTCCCGCGACCGCCATTCGGAAATTCTGGACTCAAGCTCTCCGGATCTGTCCTCAAGAGTTAACGATACCTCTGCGAGGTTTTTACCCAACCGTTCACATTCTGCGGTCAGCTCATCTTCATGAGCAGTCCGCGCCTGCAGTTCTGATTTCAAACCATCGATTGTCTGCGTAAATTCAGCCTCAATGCGACCCCGTTCCTCAGCAAATTCATCGCGGGTTTTCTTCAGCAGCTCATCCAGCTGGCCACTCTGCTCAGATTCCCGCCCCAGTTTTTCCTGAAGATTTTTGAGCTCTTCCTCCATCTGCCGGCGGGTTTCCTGCAGAGACTGTTCCTGCTCCTTGTGTGCCGCAACAGCAGCTTCCAATTCGGCGGTGCGTTCCTCCAGAGCACTGTTCAGCTCTTCCAGATGCCGGTTGTTTTCTTCCTGAGCGGCTTCCAGCTCCTGTGCACGTTCTTTCAGGCGGTTCACTTCCTGTTTCAGCGGAGCGGTCTGCTGCTCAATCCGAACCTGATACGTTTCACGTCCGGCAGCGGCTTCCTTACGCAATGCCTTCAGCTCGCTTTCCAGAGCCGTACGTTCTGATGCCGCCTTTTCAATCTGCTGCCGTTGTTCTTCGACACGCTCTTCCAGTTCACCGCGGACCTTCAACAGCTCGTGCTCTCTGGCCTTCCATTCCGAACTGCTGGACTCCAGCTCCATGGAGCGCTCCTGCAACGATTTTTTGATCTCAGCAAGACTGCTGTTCAGTTTAGCACATTCAGCAGTCAACTCCTCTTCCCGGGCGCGTCGAGCCTCCAGTTCCTCGGTCAAACCGGCGATTTTCTGACCGGTTTCCGACTCGAAACGCATCCGCTCCGCGGCAAATTCTTCGCGGGTCTGCTGCAGCAGAGTATCCAGTTGCTCGCGCTGCCCGGACTCCTGCTGAAGTTCCTCCAACCGCGCTTCGAGTGTTTCTTCCAGCGCTTCTCTCTGCGTCTCAAGTTCTGAAACGGTCTTATTCAGGGTCTCTTCACGAAGGCGATACGCTTCCAAATCATTTTCAAAATGCTTCACCTTCCCGGCCAGCGTTTCCTCCATTTTCTCGAGGTCCGCAATCAGTTTATCGCAAAGCTGTCGGGATTCCTCACGCGCGGTACGGGCCGCGGTCACCTGACTTTCCCTCTCCGCAATACGATTCCGGAGTTCATCGCATTCAGCACTCAGCTGTTGCTCCAGCGTCCGTTGACGGGTCACATCCATTCCGGTAACAGTAAAGCCATACACGTCTTCCCGTTCCTGGATCCGGCAGTTTACGGTCAGGAATGTCCCTCCTGCTGTCGCCAAACGGTATTCATAATCTTTCTTCCGCTCAGAAGCATTTTCCGAGAAGGCGTTTTTGAGCAGATCCCGATCGTCTTTACAGACCAGGGTTTTAACATATGAGTGTCCCACCACCGCTGATTCATCCATTCCAAGAAGTTCCAGCAATGCATCATTGGCAGAACGAACCACTCCTGAAGGATCAACTGTCGCCACAAGCATCGACGCATTGCGCAGAATTCCAGCCTGCAGATCCCGCTGCTTCTCAAGCTCCGCCTCAACGGCCTTGCGGGGTGCTGCATCACTGTAGATCCCAATCATCCGTTCCGAACCGCCAAAGGATCCTGTAGTGACCCCGAGATCAGTAAACACAACCGACCGGTCCTTACGAACACAGGACAATGCATTGTCAAAACGCTGAGAATTCTCTGCACGCACCGCCCACTCTGCTAAAACCTGGCGACGTGATCCCGGCGAGTGCAGATCACCTACTGTAAGGCGGGGTATCTCATCTGCAGTATAGCCAAACAGATCACAGAAAGCCGGATTGGCATACGAAATCCGTTTCGACGATGCATCGGCCATCATCATTCCAAACGGATTATTCTCAACCAGACCTCGGAAACAGGATTCAGACTGCTGCAGTTCCTGTTCACGGCGGGTACGATCCGTCACATCGATCGTAATCCCTACAACGCCCTCCACCACACCGTCGTCACTCAACAGCGGATTTTCAATAGTTTCAACCCATTCTGTCCCATCCGATCCCGGCTTGGAATCCACTTTACGACAGAGCTCACCGTTCTTCATCGCCTGAATACCGATTTCATTTGCATCGCGTGAAACAGCAGGAAGCACTTCGAAGATGGTTTTGTCCATCCAGTCCGCAACCGGAACGCCAGTACGCTCTTCAAAACCACGGCTGACATACTGATAGCGGCAGCGGGAGTCTTTGATAAACACATCTCCGGGCAACGTGTTCAGAATACGCTGAAAAAAGGCCAACTGCTGGTCAAACTGTTCTTTGTCGCGCTTCTGCTCGCTGATGTCATACTGTGCCCCCATAATGCAGACCAGCTTTCCATCCTCCACTATTCCCCAGGCATCATTATGCAAATAGAGCGGTGTACCGCGATGATTGGAGCAAACCCGTTCTTCGTCCTGTACGCTCAAGCCGCCCTCTAAAAACTTCTGAATATCATCGGGATTTTCAAACAGGCCGCATCCGCCTGGCAGATCTTTCAGTGCGGTTCCAGTCAGTTCTTCGACGGATCGACCGCAAAACTCAGCCAGTCCGCGGTTACAGGTTACCAGCTTCATCTGCCGGTGAATCCGGTCGGCCACTTTTTCAGCCGGCTGGTCCATCACAATCGGCTCATCGGGGCGCAATTCATAAAAACTGCCCACAGTCCGGCACATGAATTCGCTGCGCTGTTCTGAAGCATGAGCCTGCTGACACCTCAGCTCCTGAGCGCTTACATCCACCAGAAGCCCAAAATAGCCAAGAACTGACTGATCTTTATCGCGAATCACAGAACCGCGTTCTGCAACATATACAATGCTTCTATCCTGCCTTTGCAGCCGATACCCCGACTGATACGGCAATTCAACAGAAACAAAACTCCGCCACTCTTCTCCGACCCGCTCCCGATCTTCCGGGTGAACCGCACTAATCAATCCGGATTCCAGAATCTGCTGTTTAGAACGCCCGCACAGCGCTTCCATCGCCTGATTGATATAGATGCACTCGCCGGCATCGTTCAGTTTGAAAACTGCAGCGCCGCACTCGTCCAGCATACGGCTGTGTGACTCCAGCGTGTCCGCAAACCGGTTCGTCATTTGAGTCAATTCCTGGTTGGTGTGATCCAGTTCCGGCAACAGATCCTCGCACTTTTGAGAAAACGAAAGAAACTGTCGCCGATATTTGAGCAATAGAAAAATACTCAACGCCAGCAAAAGAAGCAGTCCTATGACCCCGCAGATCAATCCAATCTGCAGCGTGGAAATGCGTCCCGAATCCGCAGGAATCTCCAACAAGGAATCCTGAGCAACTGCTGTTGATGAAATAAAAAACGGAACAAAAACGGCGGCTCGCCGGATCACGCCCCCGCAGTGTTGAATGATTTGCATGAGACCCCTCTCAACCTGTCTGTTTCCCAAAATAACGAAGAAGACAGATTAAAAAGCATTTCACATGCCATCCTGTGTGCAGTTCGCGCAAACAGATACACAAACACGCCCGCACCGCCCCTCCTGGCGCGGCACGTACGGGCATTGAAAAATCTCAGAGATGAACTACTTAGTTTCGCCCATCAACCTGGCAACGGTCAGCGCCGTGGCATCCGCAGACGGCCTTTGTCAAAGAATTGAAAAATCGCAGACAATCGGCAGATGGTCGGAATAAAGAACTTTGGGCATCCAACAGCGCTCAACCTCAATTCCAGGGCTGTGGAAAATAAAATCCAGATGCCGCTTGGGCTTCCAGCTCGGGAACGTCGGCGAATTCGCCGCATGGGCGTTTTTCATCTGCGTGGCGGCGAGAAACAGCCGCACCTCCTGCTCGCCCCAAAGCGCGTTGAAATCACCGGCCACAACACACGGTTTATCAATCTCTTTGATCAGTTCGTAGAGATCTCCCAGCTGGCGGTGACGCAACCGCGATCCCAGCGGAAGATGGATCAGGAAAAAGACCACATCATCCATCTCAAGCTCGATCAC of Tichowtungia aerotolerans contains these proteins:
- a CDS encoding PAS domain S-box protein, with the protein product MQIIQHCGGVIRRAAVFVPFFISSTAVAQDSLLEIPADSGRISTLQIGLICGVIGLLLLLALSIFLLLKYRRQFLSFSQKCEDLLPELDHTNQELTQMTNRFADTLESHSRMLDECGAAVFKLNDAGECIYINQAMEALCGRSKQQILESGLISAVHPEDRERVGEEWRSFVSVELPYQSGYRLQRQDRSIVYVAERGSVIRDKDQSVLGYFGLLVDVSAQELRCQQAHASEQRSEFMCRTVGSFYELRPDEPIVMDQPAEKVADRIHRQMKLVTCNRGLAEFCGRSVEELTGTALKDLPGGCGLFENPDDIQKFLEGGLSVQDEERVCSNHRGTPLYLHNDAWGIVEDGKLVCIMGAQYDISEQKRDKEQFDQQLAFFQRILNTLPGDVFIKDSRCRYQYVSRGFEERTGVPVADWMDKTIFEVLPAVSRDANEIGIQAMKNGELCRKVDSKPGSDGTEWVETIENPLLSDDGVVEGVVGITIDVTDRTRREQELQQSESCFRGLVENNPFGMMMADASSKRISYANPAFCDLFGYTADEIPRLTVGDLHSPGSRRQVLAEWAVRAENSQRFDNALSCVRKDRSVVFTDLGVTTGSFGGSERMIGIYSDAAPRKAVEAELEKQRDLQAGILRNASMLVATVDPSGVVRSANDALLELLGMDESAVVGHSYVKTLVCKDDRDLLKNAFSENASERKKDYEYRLATAGGTFLTVNCRIQEREDVYGFTVTGMDVTRQRTLEQQLSAECDELRNRIAERESQVTAARTAREESRQLCDKLIADLEKMEETLAGKVKHFENDLEAYRLREETLNKTVSELETQREALEETLEARLEELQQESGQREQLDTLLQQTREEFAAERMRFESETGQKIAGLTEELEARRAREEELTAECAKLNSSLAEIKKSLQERSMELESSSSEWKAREHELLKVRGELEERVEEQRQQIEKAASERTALESELKALRKEAAAGRETYQVRIEQQTAPLKQEVNRLKERAQELEAAQEENNRHLEELNSALEERTAELEAAVAAHKEQEQSLQETRRQMEEELKNLQEKLGRESEQSGQLDELLKKTRDEFAEERGRIEAEFTQTIDGLKSELQARTAHEDELTAECERLGKNLAEVSLTLEDRSGELESRISEWRSREDELLQVRSDLEERIAQQVKELEQSASERSSLERELEELRKEAAAGRETYQVQIEQKTVALANELNELREREKQLKAAQTESSHQLAELESSLAERTAELDAAVAARKQQEQALLETRRRMEEAVVQEKNRLAEQVKQFNDVKAASRDTEKTLRRTEAELQQRVEELEVIVEQRTRELANAADQRIDLENQIAETREAAAQERDAVEEQIQQRTRELKEKLKRQHEHEDQIKAEQAELSAQLIQTQETLEKRTAEVSSLQKAKEELEGMVKLEKDGLAHRISLFKEEMQENRRAQQSLQEREEELQSEIDSIRHKLSRQERMTVQEADARRIVTQEAERLRKTIEASGRKVYDFAEDLTAPLEPVVQLSAAVLDDDDDLPSGLRTRLKKINRCGQRLQSMLNYQQELFQLENGGIHLQPEPFVLNTFLTGLTDEFTEKAKERRLFFALSRSSSLPPTVCIDPAGIRQVLDSLFDHALEKTDGKGRVGLHVTCENLDEHHKKMEFLLVYSSLDQDAAVTGGLFDSNSEEKPTREMNEEELRLSLTRRYAELLGGTLCLQEPSELTKRLSFSLPVEFREESETAPEDLAAENGQEKLEEVHA